The proteins below are encoded in one region of Paenarthrobacter ilicis:
- a CDS encoding glucosamine-6-phosphate deaminase produces the protein MAEVIIVPTREEAGTVAASLFVSQLQRKPDAVLGLATGSTPLSTYAALSLAVRELDLDVSRVRGFALDEYLGVSPEHPQSYRSVITSEVVEPLGLTPSLVLTPRGTGPDLELAGDEYESAILAAGGIDIQVLGIGTNGHVGFNEPGSSLASTTRIKALAAQTRADNARFFESASDVPTHCITQGLGTIQRARHVVLLAFGAAKAQAIAAALEGPVSSSVPGSIVQLHPRATVIVDEDAAALLEHADYHRLARAGFGPQGD, from the coding sequence ATGGCAGAAGTCATCATTGTCCCCACCAGGGAAGAGGCAGGAACGGTCGCCGCTTCACTCTTCGTTTCGCAACTCCAGCGAAAGCCGGATGCCGTGCTGGGACTGGCCACCGGCTCCACACCACTGTCCACCTACGCTGCGTTGTCATTGGCGGTCCGGGAACTGGACCTGGACGTATCCCGCGTAAGGGGCTTCGCCCTGGACGAGTACCTCGGGGTGTCCCCGGAGCACCCGCAGAGCTACCGGTCCGTGATTACCTCGGAAGTGGTCGAACCCCTGGGGCTCACTCCTTCACTGGTCTTGACGCCTCGCGGGACCGGGCCGGACTTGGAACTGGCCGGGGACGAATACGAATCCGCCATCCTGGCCGCGGGTGGCATCGATATCCAGGTTCTGGGGATCGGAACCAACGGCCATGTGGGCTTCAACGAGCCCGGCTCCTCCCTGGCGTCCACAACACGCATCAAAGCGTTGGCCGCGCAGACCCGGGCTGACAACGCCCGCTTTTTCGAGTCCGCCTCCGACGTTCCCACCCACTGCATCACGCAGGGACTGGGTACCATCCAGCGGGCGCGGCATGTGGTCCTCCTGGCCTTCGGTGCCGCCAAGGCGCAGGCCATCGCAGCCGCCTTGGAAGGCCCCGTGTCCTCCTCTGTGCCAGGGTCCATAGTGCAGCTTCATCCCCGCGCCACGGTGATTGTCGACGAAGATGCAGCGGCCCTGCTGGAGCACGCCGACTACCACCGGCTGGCCCGCGCGGGCTTCGGGCCACAGGGGGACTGA
- a CDS encoding carbohydrate ABC transporter permease, whose amino-acid sequence MSVQTQPRTTARAAAPPPAPRKKVRNREALAGILFVLPTLVIFGLFKFLPIFGAGAMSLTQYSLNGDFEFIGADNYTRLAADPNFWQSLRVTFLYVVIFVPFIIAVSLAGAVLLDKLVRFTGTFRALLFIPYLSSFVMAGIIWTWIFSTDGPLNAALGGLGLGPVPFISGPQLLVLFSLAVVSVWKGFGYSMLIFLAGLKAQPTEVHEAATIDGAGAWKSFWFVTLPLLKPVVFFVLVIETIVGFQVFDTIYVMTGGGPARASHSLIYFLFDEGFKFFDFGYASAVGVVLFLIVLVLSLVQQRFFEGKDSK is encoded by the coding sequence ATGTCCGTCCAAACCCAGCCCCGCACCACTGCACGTGCTGCAGCCCCGCCGCCCGCCCCCCGGAAGAAAGTCCGCAACCGGGAAGCACTGGCCGGCATCCTCTTCGTCCTGCCCACCCTGGTGATCTTCGGACTCTTCAAGTTCCTGCCCATTTTCGGTGCGGGGGCCATGAGCCTGACCCAGTACAGCCTGAATGGCGATTTTGAATTCATCGGCGCAGATAACTACACCCGCCTGGCCGCAGACCCCAACTTCTGGCAAAGCCTGCGCGTCACCTTCCTCTACGTGGTGATCTTCGTTCCGTTCATCATCGCCGTCTCCTTGGCCGGGGCAGTACTGCTGGACAAACTGGTCCGCTTCACCGGTACATTCCGGGCACTCCTGTTCATCCCCTACCTCAGTTCCTTCGTGATGGCGGGCATCATCTGGACCTGGATTTTCTCCACGGATGGTCCCCTGAACGCGGCGCTGGGCGGGCTGGGCCTCGGTCCCGTGCCGTTCATCTCCGGCCCCCAACTCCTGGTGCTGTTCTCCCTTGCCGTGGTGTCTGTCTGGAAGGGCTTCGGCTACTCCATGCTGATCTTCCTCGCGGGGCTCAAGGCCCAACCCACCGAAGTCCATGAGGCCGCCACGATCGATGGCGCAGGAGCCTGGAAGTCGTTCTGGTTCGTGACATTGCCGTTACTCAAACCCGTGGTGTTCTTTGTCCTGGTCATTGAGACGATCGTCGGTTTCCAGGTCTTCGACACGATCTATGTCATGACCGGAGGAGGCCCGGCTAGGGCCAGCCACAGCCTCATCTACTTCCTCTTCGACGAAGGGTTCAAATTCTTCGACTTCGGCTACGCCTCGGCCGTCGGCGTGGTGCTGTTCCTGATCGTGCTGGTGCTTTCCCTTGTCCAGCAGCGCTTCTTTGAAGGAAAGGACTCCAAATGA
- a CDS encoding sulfatase, with protein sequence MRNILLLHCHDLGRFLGSYGVDTVSTPHLDALADESALFEQAFATAPHCSPARASLFTGTYPQNNGVLGLTHDPFGWDLKEPSIHIAHRLKSVGYRTELVGVQHESRVLPDDVVAARLGFDQVRTGGARDVVVSRAADALQRMAAGTRPFYLQVGFTEPHRVPSPHDRPGVMGFLADGVTPDASRGHNIPPHLLDDSGSREEIAELQGAVKHMDEGVGRILAELEALGLRDTTAVLFTTDHGLALPRAKCTLYDAGLEVALMLRLPGNPAWPGKRIEDIVSHVDVLPTLLDVSGLQQPEDLPGTSLRAAVERGESVREHCFSQLTFHTYYDPKRSVRTTTHKLIVNFSNAPRAMDPTQSWVHRSLPVDLGGPTIGTSPALELYDLASDPAELDNVAENPAHAHTLRELSAALFAWMQDTDDPLLEPAPTLAARHSLVLKHLQDASLTPSRK encoded by the coding sequence ATGCGCAACATCCTTCTTTTGCATTGCCACGACCTGGGGCGGTTCCTGGGAAGCTACGGGGTGGATACCGTCTCTACTCCCCACCTTGATGCTTTGGCGGACGAATCCGCGTTGTTCGAGCAGGCCTTTGCCACGGCACCGCACTGCAGCCCTGCGCGCGCCTCACTGTTTACCGGCACATACCCCCAAAACAACGGAGTCCTGGGCCTGACGCATGATCCTTTCGGCTGGGACCTCAAGGAACCAAGCATCCACATTGCCCACCGTCTCAAGTCCGTGGGGTATCGCACCGAGCTGGTGGGGGTGCAGCACGAATCACGGGTCCTGCCCGATGATGTGGTGGCTGCCAGGCTCGGGTTCGACCAGGTCCGCACGGGAGGTGCGCGTGACGTCGTCGTCAGCCGCGCGGCTGATGCCCTCCAAAGGATGGCCGCGGGCACCAGGCCTTTCTACCTCCAGGTGGGCTTCACCGAGCCGCACCGCGTTCCATCTCCGCACGACCGCCCGGGTGTCATGGGCTTCCTGGCCGACGGCGTCACGCCGGACGCGTCTCGCGGACACAATATCCCCCCGCACCTGCTGGACGATTCCGGGTCCAGGGAGGAAATCGCGGAGCTCCAGGGCGCGGTCAAGCACATGGACGAAGGCGTCGGCCGCATTCTGGCCGAGCTCGAAGCCCTGGGCCTCCGCGACACAACCGCGGTGTTGTTCACCACCGACCACGGTCTCGCACTGCCGCGCGCCAAATGCACCCTGTACGACGCCGGACTGGAAGTTGCGCTGATGCTGCGCCTTCCGGGGAACCCGGCATGGCCCGGGAAACGGATAGAGGACATCGTCAGCCATGTGGACGTGCTGCCAACATTGCTGGACGTGTCCGGGCTCCAGCAGCCGGAGGACCTCCCCGGTACAAGCCTCAGGGCCGCGGTGGAACGCGGCGAATCCGTCCGCGAACACTGCTTCAGCCAGTTGACGTTCCATACCTATTACGACCCCAAACGCTCGGTACGGACCACCACGCACAAGTTGATCGTCAATTTCTCCAACGCACCCCGCGCCATGGACCCCACCCAATCGTGGGTCCACCGCAGCCTTCCCGTGGACCTGGGCGGTCCGACCATTGGCACCAGCCCGGCCCTGGAACTCTATGACCTGGCGTCAGACCCCGCGGAACTGGACAACGTGGCAGAAAACCCAGCCCATGCCCACACCCTGCGGGAACTGTCCGCGGCGCTCTTCGCCTGGATGCAGGACACTGACGATCCCCTTCTGGAGCCGGCCCCCACCTTGGCCGCACGCCACAGCCTTGTCCTCAAGCATCTCCAAGACGCCAGCCTCACCCCCAGCAGAAAGTAA
- a CDS encoding carbohydrate ABC transporter permease, which translates to MTATISPPATSAGTTRRSTQKRRQRILTWVLAVISLFTVAPLLAVVVLALSPADVPTIPYAWPSSLTFGNVVRIFNVGEFPLWLWNSFVYSTVSVVVVLLTASMAAYALARKRFPGRNALLWAIIATLMVPVQATLIPTFILVSKMGGVNTLWGLILPTLANAQAIFLIRQFVKDMPEELFDAARIDGASEWRTFAQIVLPLIRPVLATLAIFVFLWHWNDLLWPLVVGQSDTARTLTVGLATLNTETASTSNVMAATLVSFIPCLVIFALLQKHIVASITHSGVKG; encoded by the coding sequence ATGACAGCCACTATCTCCCCGCCCGCCACCTCCGCAGGCACCACCCGGCGCAGTACGCAGAAGCGACGGCAAAGGATCCTCACGTGGGTCCTTGCGGTGATCTCGCTGTTCACCGTGGCACCCCTGCTGGCCGTAGTGGTCCTGGCTCTCTCTCCTGCCGATGTACCCACCATCCCCTACGCGTGGCCGTCGTCGCTAACGTTCGGGAACGTTGTACGGATCTTCAATGTGGGCGAGTTCCCGCTGTGGCTGTGGAACTCATTCGTCTATTCCACCGTCTCGGTGGTGGTTGTGCTGCTCACTGCTTCCATGGCCGCCTACGCCCTGGCCCGCAAACGCTTCCCCGGCCGCAACGCACTGTTGTGGGCCATCATCGCCACCCTCATGGTTCCGGTGCAGGCAACCCTGATCCCCACCTTCATCCTTGTTTCCAAGATGGGCGGGGTAAACACGCTCTGGGGCCTCATCCTTCCCACCCTGGCAAATGCACAGGCCATCTTCCTCATCCGGCAGTTCGTCAAGGACATGCCCGAGGAACTCTTCGACGCCGCCCGGATTGACGGCGCAAGCGAGTGGCGCACGTTCGCGCAGATCGTGCTCCCGCTCATCCGTCCCGTCCTGGCAACACTCGCCATTTTCGTGTTCCTCTGGCATTGGAACGATCTCCTGTGGCCGCTCGTCGTGGGCCAATCGGACACAGCCCGCACCCTGACCGTGGGCCTTGCCACCCTGAATACCGAGACAGCGTCCACGTCCAACGTCATGGCCGCCACTCTGGTCAGCTTCATACCCTGCCTGGTGATTTTCGCTCTCCTGCAGAAGCACATCGTCGCCAGCATCACCCACAGCGGGGTCAAAGGATGA
- a CDS encoding Gfo/Idh/MocA family protein yields the protein MSATAVPAPIRCGLIGVDSPHAPSFTHLFGNGFDGVVPGGTVTHAWKGMPASDFPLSLDRNDDFAAQVASMGVALCDSPEEVANACDALLIVASDARTHPEYFTRVAEYGKPVYVDTRFAPTLAEARAMLSLADAAGTLVLAGSPKRFTPGFLAASHDPVRRVVLNGPLPEQPGHPGFSWYGVHLVDLAVAALGPGAVAEGATVDARSSGPSTILWADGREAVLDGEREWSPVTSGQLGSGSDGKVFSLEAGPSMLTGLLEGIVHAVRTGKPTIPSAEILDIVALVEALNLSLRAGGPVSVHSNRLTTLHPEGTQ from the coding sequence ATGAGTGCGACGGCTGTCCCTGCACCGATCCGTTGCGGGCTGATCGGCGTGGATTCGCCGCACGCGCCGTCCTTTACGCACCTGTTCGGGAACGGGTTCGACGGCGTGGTCCCCGGCGGTACGGTGACGCACGCCTGGAAGGGGATGCCGGCGTCGGACTTTCCCCTAAGCCTCGACCGAAACGACGACTTCGCGGCCCAAGTGGCCTCGATGGGAGTCGCGCTCTGCGATTCTCCGGAGGAAGTTGCCAACGCCTGCGATGCCCTGCTGATCGTGGCCTCTGATGCCCGCACGCATCCGGAGTACTTCACACGGGTGGCGGAATACGGCAAGCCTGTCTACGTGGACACCCGCTTCGCTCCCACGCTCGCGGAGGCCCGGGCAATGCTGTCTCTCGCTGACGCGGCGGGGACGTTGGTGCTGGCGGGATCGCCCAAACGGTTCACACCCGGTTTCCTGGCCGCGTCCCACGACCCAGTCCGCCGGGTGGTCCTGAACGGTCCACTGCCGGAACAGCCCGGACATCCCGGCTTCTCCTGGTACGGCGTGCACCTGGTGGACCTGGCGGTGGCGGCACTCGGTCCCGGAGCGGTGGCAGAAGGGGCAACCGTGGACGCCCGCTCTTCGGGGCCGTCAACCATCCTCTGGGCCGACGGCAGGGAAGCGGTCCTGGATGGCGAACGTGAATGGAGCCCTGTCACCTCCGGACAGCTTGGGTCAGGGTCGGACGGAAAGGTGTTTTCCCTTGAAGCCGGACCGTCCATGCTGACAGGCCTCCTGGAGGGGATCGTTCACGCAGTCCGGACCGGGAAACCCACCATCCCTTCCGCCGAAATCCTGGACATAGTTGCCTTGGTTGAAGCCCTCAACCTCAGTCTCCGCGCCGGCGGGCCGGTCTCCGTCCATTCCAACCGCCTGACGACGCTCCACCCCGAAGGAACACAATGA
- a CDS encoding extracellular solute-binding protein — protein sequence MFTQKLRRPAALAAAVVTVAALALTACGGQTSSSGEAGPATGKVTLWMYPVIKDETASKKFWQDTEAQFEAANPGIDLTIELQTFDKRDAQISAALAAGSGPDVVLITPDQAATYRNVRGLLPVGDAVSKDKKSFYPNTLDAATFDGELFGVPLFQNINTTAYNTKVFKDAGLELPKTWDDLRAAAPVLASKGIAVMDYAGSPEQTLNLSFYPLLWQAGGKVFSDDAKDVAFDSAEGESALQLLVDLKKAGGLPVDAATDGPKVEGAPIATGKAAMRATTSLPELKQMRAALGAENVALGEPLTGKVQATYGNPGLLALTSINKKENRQAAYTVMNYLSTAAAQKALNTAAGNLPTREDAAVLGDDADSKAMAAALKAANPGESSPAARQVMGALAPSIQAALRGDLTPKEALAKAATEARGILQRAAR from the coding sequence ATGTTCACACAAAAACTGCGCCGGCCCGCAGCCTTGGCTGCCGCCGTCGTTACTGTTGCAGCCCTTGCCCTGACCGCCTGCGGCGGGCAAACCTCCTCGTCCGGCGAGGCCGGGCCTGCAACAGGCAAGGTCACCCTCTGGATGTACCCCGTCATCAAGGACGAGACGGCCAGCAAGAAGTTCTGGCAGGACACCGAGGCCCAGTTCGAGGCGGCAAACCCGGGAATTGACCTGACCATCGAACTGCAGACGTTCGACAAGCGCGATGCCCAGATTTCAGCGGCATTGGCCGCTGGCTCCGGACCCGACGTCGTGCTCATCACGCCCGACCAAGCCGCCACGTACCGGAATGTCCGCGGGCTGCTGCCAGTGGGCGACGCCGTCTCCAAGGACAAGAAATCGTTCTATCCGAACACCCTGGACGCCGCGACCTTCGACGGCGAATTGTTCGGCGTGCCGCTGTTCCAGAACATCAACACCACTGCGTACAACACCAAGGTCTTCAAGGATGCCGGCCTGGAACTGCCCAAGACCTGGGATGACCTCCGGGCTGCCGCGCCGGTCCTGGCCAGCAAGGGCATTGCCGTGATGGATTATGCCGGGAGTCCTGAACAGACGTTGAACCTGTCCTTCTATCCGCTGCTGTGGCAGGCCGGCGGAAAAGTGTTCAGCGACGACGCCAAAGACGTCGCTTTCGACTCCGCGGAAGGAGAATCGGCGCTGCAGCTCCTGGTGGACCTCAAAAAGGCCGGCGGATTGCCCGTCGACGCGGCCACCGATGGCCCCAAAGTTGAGGGCGCCCCCATCGCCACCGGCAAAGCAGCGATGCGGGCCACCACCTCCCTCCCGGAACTCAAACAGATGCGGGCTGCCCTGGGTGCTGAAAATGTTGCCCTCGGGGAACCCCTGACGGGCAAAGTCCAGGCAACCTATGGCAACCCCGGGCTGCTGGCACTGACCTCCATCAACAAGAAGGAGAACCGTCAGGCCGCTTACACGGTGATGAACTACCTGAGCACCGCGGCAGCACAGAAGGCCCTCAACACTGCCGCCGGCAATCTGCCCACCCGTGAGGATGCAGCCGTCCTCGGTGACGATGCCGACTCCAAGGCCATGGCAGCGGCACTCAAGGCAGCGAACCCCGGTGAGTCATCACCGGCAGCCCGCCAGGTCATGGGTGCACTGGCACCGAGCATCCAGGCCGCACTCCGCGGCGACCTCACGCCCAAGGAAGCCCTCGCCAAGGCCGCCACGGAAGCGCGCGGCATCCTGCAACGCGCGGCCCGCTGA
- a CDS encoding ROK family protein has product MTTSLLSSTRTIRLGADIGGTKTEVVAIDQHNTVLHALRRPTGFGRDQVLATLFGLVRELLGNETLAERPIASLGIGIPGTVDTGSGTVANAVNVGLKDLAVAPLVEAELGLPASVENDVNAAAVGVHHLLGGGSADGTSAYLNLGTGLAAGFVSNGNLVRGATGAAGEIGHLPLDAVGGDACACGQSGCLELVASGSGIARQWPDNSLLPAASLFKAATDGDPLACAIQQRLFAGVATAVRVISLTFDPAVIHVGGGLNALGQPLLNGIRQELSRNSSSSAFMSGLALGQRVRLVPPGLPIGSVGAAICGNSN; this is encoded by the coding sequence ATGACTACTTCCCTGCTCAGCAGCACGCGGACCATCCGCCTCGGCGCAGACATTGGCGGCACCAAGACCGAGGTTGTGGCGATCGACCAACACAACACCGTGCTGCACGCCCTCCGGCGCCCCACGGGCTTCGGCAGGGACCAAGTTCTTGCCACCCTGTTCGGGCTGGTCCGCGAACTGCTTGGAAATGAGACCTTGGCCGAGCGGCCCATCGCGAGCCTGGGCATCGGAATCCCCGGGACGGTGGACACCGGGTCGGGGACCGTGGCCAATGCGGTGAATGTAGGCCTCAAGGACCTGGCAGTCGCGCCGTTGGTGGAAGCGGAACTGGGCCTTCCTGCCAGCGTCGAGAATGACGTGAACGCTGCCGCCGTCGGCGTCCATCACCTCCTGGGCGGTGGATCAGCGGATGGCACCAGCGCTTACCTCAACCTCGGCACGGGCCTGGCAGCCGGGTTCGTGAGCAACGGAAACCTGGTCCGGGGTGCCACCGGTGCAGCCGGCGAAATCGGCCACCTGCCGCTGGACGCCGTTGGCGGGGACGCTTGTGCTTGCGGACAATCCGGTTGTCTTGAGCTGGTGGCGTCCGGATCAGGCATTGCCCGGCAATGGCCCGACAATAGCTTGCTTCCCGCGGCTTCACTGTTCAAAGCGGCAACCGACGGCGATCCCCTGGCCTGCGCGATCCAGCAGCGGTTGTTCGCCGGTGTGGCCACTGCGGTCCGGGTGATCAGCCTGACGTTTGATCCGGCGGTGATCCACGTCGGAGGCGGGCTGAACGCCCTCGGCCAGCCCCTGCTCAATGGCATACGCCAGGAACTCTCGCGAAACAGTTCTTCCTCGGCCTTCATGTCAGGGCTGGCACTGGGCCAGCGCGTCCGGCTGGTACCGCCCGGGCTACCCATCGGTTCGGTGGGCGCCGCGATCTGCGGCAACAGCAACTAA
- a CDS encoding substrate-binding domain-containing protein, translating to MLSGERHGKILRELDLRGSLTVNEFAAKTGLSTMTIRRDLTQLAGQGLLRRVHGGAVRNPSERPGEAEYRRSRQPLATLGLIVPTTGYYFPEIIRGAEAAARALNARLILGVSNYSVEDEYRQLQRVVANSVDGILLASAGPVEPGSPTFELLDELDIPVILVERSSRAFESVMSDHAYGAELAIEHLAARGHRRIGLAIAASPTAPWLRESYARMVSKLGLETDAPILEYERLGPVGGNNQTELASFLDDCRHTGTTAALVLPDEEAITLIHIADEAGVAVPQDFAIVAYDDEVADLAAVPLTSIAPPKRDVGHAAVTMCMERLAGKQGSGLTPALRRVNLAPQLIVRESSGLLEGE from the coding sequence ATGCTCAGCGGGGAACGTCACGGGAAAATCCTGCGTGAACTGGATTTGCGGGGATCGTTGACAGTGAACGAGTTCGCCGCCAAGACGGGGCTCTCCACCATGACCATCCGCCGGGACCTGACGCAGCTTGCCGGACAGGGCTTGCTCCGCCGGGTCCACGGCGGGGCGGTCAGGAACCCCTCGGAGCGTCCTGGCGAAGCCGAGTACCGGAGGTCCCGTCAGCCCCTCGCCACCCTGGGATTGATTGTGCCGACCACCGGGTATTACTTCCCGGAGATCATCCGCGGCGCCGAAGCTGCTGCCCGGGCGCTGAATGCCCGTCTCATCTTGGGCGTCAGCAATTATTCTGTGGAGGACGAGTATCGTCAGCTGCAGCGGGTGGTGGCCAACTCGGTGGACGGGATCCTTCTGGCCTCCGCGGGTCCGGTGGAGCCGGGCTCGCCCACCTTTGAGCTGTTGGACGAACTGGACATCCCCGTGATCCTGGTGGAAAGGTCCAGCCGGGCTTTTGAGTCGGTGATGTCCGATCACGCCTACGGTGCCGAGCTGGCCATTGAACATTTGGCGGCACGGGGACACCGCAGGATCGGCTTGGCGATAGCCGCCAGCCCCACCGCGCCGTGGCTCCGGGAAAGCTACGCCAGGATGGTCTCCAAACTCGGTTTGGAGACTGACGCGCCCATCCTCGAGTACGAACGGCTCGGCCCCGTGGGCGGCAACAACCAGACCGAGCTGGCCTCTTTCCTGGACGACTGCCGACACACCGGAACCACAGCGGCGTTGGTGCTGCCCGATGAGGAAGCCATCACGCTGATCCATATTGCCGACGAAGCCGGAGTCGCTGTCCCGCAGGACTTCGCGATTGTGGCTTACGACGACGAAGTGGCGGACCTCGCCGCCGTTCCCCTGACCTCCATCGCGCCGCCCAAGCGGGACGTGGGCCACGCCGCCGTCACCATGTGCATGGAGCGCCTGGCCGGCAAGCAGGGGTCCGGACTGACCCCTGCGCTGCGGCGGGTGAACCTGGCTCCGCAGCTGATAGTGCGGGAATCGTCAGGGCTGCTTGAGGGCGAATAG
- a CDS encoding formylglycine-generating enzyme family protein — protein sequence MALAGPPQYRTDGQAPHGDVMVPAGSFLMGDSFGEGYPADGETPVHPVDLDGFRIDSTAVTTRQFAVFVEKTGYRTEAELYGTSAVFHLLVEAQERDILGPAAGAPWWLTVKGADWAHPTGPQQHWSETPDHPVVHVSHNDALAYCKWAGRRLPTEAEWEYAARGGLEQNRYPWGDHLVDEGQPHHCNIWQGVFPSHNTAADGFPGTAPVKSFPPNGYGLYEVSGNVWEWCSDWFLPKYYQASPSYNPQGPTIGRGKVMRGGSYLCHDSYCNRYRVAARTSNTPESSSGNCGFRTVAHTSS from the coding sequence ATGGCCCTGGCAGGTCCGCCCCAATACCGGACGGACGGGCAGGCGCCCCACGGTGACGTCATGGTTCCTGCCGGCAGTTTCCTGATGGGCGACAGCTTTGGCGAAGGCTATCCAGCCGACGGGGAAACACCCGTGCACCCTGTTGACCTTGATGGTTTCAGGATTGATTCGACGGCGGTGACAACCAGGCAATTCGCCGTATTCGTGGAAAAAACGGGCTACCGGACGGAAGCGGAACTCTACGGAACCTCGGCCGTTTTCCACTTACTGGTCGAAGCACAAGAGCGTGACATTCTGGGCCCGGCAGCAGGTGCGCCCTGGTGGCTGACAGTCAAGGGAGCCGACTGGGCACACCCCACCGGCCCACAACAGCATTGGTCCGAAACCCCGGACCACCCGGTCGTCCACGTATCCCATAACGACGCCCTCGCCTACTGCAAATGGGCAGGCCGGCGCCTACCCACCGAAGCGGAGTGGGAGTATGCGGCGCGAGGCGGATTGGAACAGAACCGCTACCCTTGGGGCGACCATCTGGTCGACGAAGGGCAACCCCATCACTGCAATATCTGGCAGGGGGTGTTTCCCAGCCACAACACCGCCGCCGATGGGTTCCCGGGAACGGCACCCGTCAAGAGCTTTCCTCCCAATGGCTATGGGCTATACGAAGTGAGCGGAAATGTATGGGAATGGTGCTCGGACTGGTTTCTTCCGAAGTACTACCAGGCGTCACCTTCGTACAATCCACAGGGACCCACCATTGGACGGGGAAAGGTAATGCGTGGAGGCTCCTACCTTTGCCACGATTCCTACTGCAACCGGTACCGGGTAGCGGCCAGGACATCCAATACTCCGGAGTCATCCAGTGGCAACTGTGGCTTCCGGACTGTTGCCCACACCTCCAGCTGA